From the genome of Triticum aestivum cultivar Chinese Spring chromosome 1A, IWGSC CS RefSeq v2.1, whole genome shotgun sequence:
aaagatagaccctgggggcgtagttttcactagaggcttctctcgagaaaatagcatacggtgggtaaacaaattactgtcgggcaattgacagaaaagcaaataattatgacgatatccaaggcaatgatcatgtatataggcatcacgtccaagattagtagaccgactcctacctacatctactaaatggagtaatgccttaagaaagatgacatgatgtagacaagataaactcatgtatgaaataaatcccatcttgttacccttaatagcaatgatacatgcgtgtcatgtctctttgtGTCACTCAGattgaacaccgcaagatcgaacccatcacaaagcaccccttcccatggcaagagaactcaatctagttggccaaactaaaccaataattcaaagaagaaatatgaggctataacaattatgcataaaagagttcagagataactcaaataatattcatggatagatctgatcataaactcacaattcatcggatcccaacaaacacaccgcaaaaagccattacatcaaataggtctccaagaacaccgaggagaacattgtattgaagatcaaaaagaaagaagaagtcatctagatactaactacggacccataggtttgtggtaaaatactcacgcatcatcggaggggcaacaaggatgatggagaacccctctgtgatcgtttccccctccggcagtgtgccggaaaaggcctctagattggatctcatggttttggaacttgcggcgatGGAAAAAGTTTTTTGTGGACTCCCTTGagggttttgggattttagagtatttatagaggcggaggtaggtcaaaATGATGCCCGTGGGCTCCAGTACCCATCAGGGCGCCCAGAGgtccttggcgcgccctggtgcctagtgggccccactttCATCTACTCGTGGCCTccagaagcttctagggtctcttatcatcagaaaaaatctccaaaaagtttcgtggcatttggacttcgttcggtACGGATATTCTGCAAagtgaaaaacaagcaaaaaactacAAGTGACACTGGGCACtaagtcaataggttagtcctaaaaaatgatataaagttgcttttaaatatatacaaaacatccaagattgataatataatagcatggaacaataaaaaattatagatacgttggagacgtattagtaccCTACCAAGGAATCATGCACCATCACCCTTGGCGCGAGACGCGGTGATGCTCCTCGGCAGCACATAGCCCAACTCCGGCCCTGACTCGAGGCCTCCTCCAGGTGGAGTTCGACCTAAATTAGAGGGTGGAGTGGAGGAAGAGGGAAGGAGAAGGATGTCTGTGAGAGGGGATCGGGAGAGACAGTCAGGAGAGAGGGGGTATCGAGAAGAACTATTTTTTTCTTTAGGAGGAGAAAGTGGTCGATGGTGTCTCGCGAAGAGTTGCATGCGAGTGAGATATGCGGCAAGTGGTGGGACCTGGATCGGAAGATTTATGGAGTAAACCAACCTATAGATGTTGTGATACAAAAAACCCAGAAAACCAAACGCTAGGTGCTTTAGTATTGTTATTACTTATTAGTATAGAACACAAATATTCTAACTGGTGTTTTTAGTATTGTTATTATAATGTACATAtttttttgaaaactagtaataaGGAAAAAATCTAGCATATAAAAAATGGCGGGATTAGCCATGTTTATTCTTAATGCACAAAAATGGGTCGCACTAACCGTATTTTTATCCGAAGTGCACCATAAAATGTTATCTACATGGTGGCTTATGACCAAGCGGTCAGCTCGGTAAGCCATCAACAAAAAACTGCAATCAATGATAAATGATTTTTGAGAGGGTGTCTGTTTCCActgactttttggtgtagggactaaaaaaagtccttcttagagactttttaaccaaacgggagggactactagggactaaaaatTGCCTTTTgtgactaaatgaagaagactctcaaggagagtcttttttgggactttttcaacaatgcccctccatgcacccattggcccgccaccccatgatgttgtttggttgttatttttctatatactaggggtaacatggtcatttaataacctctagagagggactagagactttttagtccGTGGAAACAAACAGGaagagactttttagggactagggaatttttagttgggactagaaaaagtcctaggacttatgaaccaaacagggcctgatTGTGACGTTCACTACATGGTGGCTTGTGCCATAGACGGGACTGCTCGAGGTCATGGGTTTGATTCGCTGTGGTGTGTTATTTCCACACGAATTATCCTTCGTACCGTTTTCCTACGTGTGGAACTGCACAATTACAGAGATGCAATGGTGTTTCACTTTTTTAAACCAATTTAGCACTAATTCAGTTTTTCTTTTGCAAACATGTGATGCTTCAGTCACTAACAGTGGGCCAGGCACCACATTGGCACGCCACCACATAGGCGCTTCCTACGTCTACAAACTGGAGTTGAACCGTATTTGCATTACGAGACAAGTTTAAGCATCAATGACCAGTTTCATGTATTTTTCACTTTTAAGCACCAAAATGATCATCATGTTCAACTTGATGTATCATCGGTGTATTTGCCTCATTTTCCGAAGGAGGAGATAAATATGCTGTCTTTACAGTTGAGAAATATGCTTTTTTTATGGGCTTTTTTTTTGAGAGGGGAAAGAAACGAGACCTCACTCTGTCGGGCCGACGGATGGTGGCCCAGTAGCATAGCCCAACAGTCCCTTGACGGCTTTCCCAGGCCGGACCACCAAAAAGCGCAGAAGGGCAAACGCATCTCTGCTGTCCTCtgacctctcctctcctcttcctcatcTCCGCGGACACGGCAAAGCTTCCTTCCCAAAATCCCCAAATCGAAGCCGAGGAAACTCTCTCCCGCACGACCCAACAGCCCCCGTCCCCCGCCGATAGCCGCCGTCCGCCTCGCCCGCCTGCCGGCCGCCCGCCTGCCCGCTCGCTCGCCCGCCAGGTTTCGCTTCGCCCGCTAGCCGAGGCATCGGGGCGGATTGGATCGCCGGCGATGGACTGGAGCGCGGTGACGGCGGAGGACCTGGTGGCCGCGCTGCGGGAGGTGGACTGGTccacgccgccgcgccccgtccCGGAGTTCTTCTCCCGCTTCACCGTCCCCCGCTCCTACTCCAAGTGGACCAGCCGTCTCAAGTGCAACCTCTACTAGTAcgatccgcctcctcccccctctAACCCGTCTTACCGTTTCCACGATTTGTCTGCCAACTCGGGTGGCCGATACAAGTTTGGGCGAATTCGCCAGGGATTTGTGCTGGTGTGACGAGGTTTTGACTGACTCCACGGGATCTGTGCGTGTTTTGAGTTGATTGGTGAATGGATAGGGGCATCAGGCGCTCCCTGGATCCATGGAAAATAGAGTAGGGGTATATGCGTGTGCTTCAGACTCCTTCTGATAGCCCTTCGTTTAGTGTAGATAAATCCATCAACGGTGCTAAGAGGTTTGAATGGAGAATTCGATGAGCACATATGTGCATGTCATTGTATACTGTGATGTTAGTCGCTAAGAGTGTGCATAGGAGTAGCAGGTAGCTTGAAGGCATCATGTTGGATATTTCTTGCTGGAATCCATGTATCTGTGAGATGAGAGCAAGACTCCATTTTTTCACTTAAAGCATGTCAAATTCTGCTTCTAGATGCAAAGTGATCTAAATATGGGCTTGATTCAACTTACGTGAGCTGGTGAGGTGAAAAAAGGGATAATTATTCTGATAAAtgttaactactccctctgtcccataatataagaacgtttttgacactatactaatgtcaaaaacgttcttatattatgggacggagggagtagtatgcatGCCAAAGTAGTATTAATTCATGAAGTTAGCATTGTGGAAGTTCATTTTGAAGACATGGTTTGTGTGGTTTCGTTTTTGTCATGTACTGAAGTTCTTTTCTCAACTTTTGTTTGATCTGCAGCTACAGGACAAACTACTTCATCTTGATCATGTTCATTCTTGGTAAGCAATGAAAGATTTGAAGATTATTTATCTTCCTGTTTTTTGTTTGGTTTTGACATGCTGCCATTTGTATATATGAAGGGCTGGGTTTCCTTTGGAAGCCAGTTGCTATTCTTGCAGCTTTTATGACTGGATTCAGCATTGCATTTCTTAATGACAGGTATACGAGTACTTAACTAATAGCTTTCCTTGCATTGTTCTTGTAACTCGGTTCTGATCAGATCGTTTTTAGTTTGTTATGTTAAAATGCGCTCTTTACCATGATTAACAAAGATAATGCATCAGTAGTGGAACATTCTTTGTAAATTATATTACGTGATGGACTTCAGTCACAGCAGATTAGTCATCAGATCATGATCACATATGCTCCCTTTTTTATGTATAGAATTGCATAAACATGCACAAAAAATGTGTAGCCATCATAACTTAGGTTCTGTAGCCGAAGGGACAGTTTGCTCATTAATCATTATCACTAAAATATAATGCAAGTTGGAAAATAGCGTCATTATTATGTGCTTGGCAAGTCGGCCAATGCTTCACTTGTCAGCCTATCCAATATATAAATATATTTGTGGTTTGCAAGGTTATTAAGCTATTTTTCTCTTATGAAGAAGTGAATATGTAGTTTCTGACAATCCTATAGGCTATAATAAACTTGGCGGCTAGCATTATAATTTATTTTATGGGTAAATCAATCAAGGGTACATTTTATGTACATGCCGCTAACATTGAAACCTTAACAGCTTCCTAATTCGATAATACACCATTGTTTATGTAGGACGTTGGAACAAATTGTATGCTAGCTGCATGCTTGTTATTATACCAACACTGTATGGCGCTCCTTTTTTGCCAATGAACCAGAGAGCACATCATTAGATTCCTAGACTTGGGTAATTGACCAGTTGCTGTACTAGACCTAAATGTTACCTTTTCAAATATAAGCTAAATGCAATATTCATATAAATTTCACAGAATGTAGCACAAGTTATTCCATCTCGAGGTTATACCAGTACTGCAATACTGCAGTCCTTTGACACAGTGGAAGTGTTAGGAGTTAATTTAGCAAATCAGGGGCATGCTTTATCAAGTTATTTCCTTGTGTTATAAACCCGATGTTACTTAATGCCACCATATGATGCCTGCCAACTGCCAAGCATCTTAGATCGCAGTGTTACATGCACTAGTTAGGGGCCAGCCAGGCTACTTATTATTCAAATATATGATCCTCTTAAGAAAGTTAGGATTAGATAATCAGGGGGCAAGTTATCTGTTCCTCTATGTGATAGATGGCGTGTACTCATCTATGATCGGTTAGGCAATTAATAAAGAAGTCGTGTTCCAATTTCTTGCTGCCTTCCCTACTCCCATCACCTCCCTCTTGTCTCTCGAGCCTAGTCTCATCTACCTTATGATATACGACCATTACATGCAGCAGCAGAGTAGGATAAAAATATATCTGATAGATACAGTTGAAAAGCAACTTAGGTTCTACAGCATTGGGCCATAGTTGTATTGGAATAATGCATATAATTGTCACAAGCATGAAGGATTATTAAATATATAAAATTGTTGTAGCCTTTTAGGGTTGTTTTTCCTTGTGTCTATTCGTGATTCATGGTTCTTAAATCATTAAAAGTTTCTCCACATGTAAAATGATAACAATTGATTTACCAAGTGTTCGAATGGTGATTAATTAACTAACTATCATGTGTGATGATGCAGTTTTGCTGTCACTTTTAATGAGAAAGTCACACGAACTGTCAGGCAGTTCTCACCACATTTAGCTGCAAAGATGAGACCACCGATAACGTAAGGAACACTATACTTTCTAATGTTTCCTTATTTATTTTAACGCGGGTTACTATTATAGTGTTGTTAATACTCTTTGTCAACACTGGCAGCCCTGTTATTCGTGGTCGACCAAGCTCGAAGAGATCAATTCATATTTGTGGTCGGCCTCGCTGGTTGTTTGTTCTTTTATTTTCGGCAGGTGAGCAGGACCAAACCTTCCGTCGTATAATCCTATGCAACATACCACATTTCAAAAAACTTGAACTAAGCattttttttcatgtttgcagttag
Proteins encoded in this window:
- the LOC123058700 gene encoding PRA1 family protein A1; translation: MDWSAVTAEDLVAALREVDWSTPPRPVPEFFSRFTVPRSYSKWTSRLKCNLYYYRTNYFILIMFILGLGFLWKPVAILAAFMTGFSIAFLNDSFAVTFNEKVTRTVRQFSPHLAAKMRPPITPVIRGRPSSKRSIHICGRPRWLFVLLFSAVSCMLWLTSCSLLTVLWALLIALLTTVLHASFRTPNLKARLNTFREEFRAVWRNYSEL